A single window of Pieris napi chromosome 8, ilPieNapi1.2, whole genome shotgun sequence DNA harbors:
- the LOC125051744 gene encoding src substrate cortactin, with product MWKAATDVVAPPPAEADDWETDPDFVNDVTEQEQRWGPGGRHVEAIDMAKLREEVLEADKEAKQKAYEHGPKSSYGYGGKFGVQTDRMDKSAMGHDYIGKTEKHVSQKDYAQGFGGKFGVDTDRVDKSAAGWDHKEQVEKHSSQKDYAVGFGGKFGVQTDRQDKCAAGWEHHETVESHHSQKDYAIGFGGKFGVQTDRQDASAVGWEYQEQTQKHASQVDHKKGFGGKFGIQTDRVDKCAHTFEEVQKVGTNYTKQKPNIGSAKPSSIRDKFENMAKEKEQEALKSVQRIRQERQQIDKSLSDKEKVRLEKEKEKSPEKQEVERPEKKAEPEKVEVTEKQPKVEIVVQVDKEPTKVEETPEVKQTSSNLPDVTLTGEPKEVQEKDEMSRQPTIVVSPVGWENEIAEGEGDDDDGYIARALYDYQAAAPDEISFDPDDIITNIVMIDEGWWQGLCKGQYGLFPANYVQLQDK from the exons ATGTGGAAAGCAGCAACTGATGTAGTTGCTCCTCCCCCAGCAGAAGCTGATGACTGGGAGACAGACCCTGACTTTGTAAATGATGTTACTGAACAGGAACAACGATGGGGTCCTGGCGGCAGACATGTAGAAGCCATTGA TATGGCAAAATTACGTGAGGAAGTACTAGAGGCAGACAAGGAGGCCAAACAGAAGGCATATGAACATGGACCTAAGTCTTCTTATGG ttatggAGGTAAATTTGGCGTTCAGACGGACAGAATGGATAAGTCTGCAATGGGACATGATTATATTGGAAAAACCGAGAAACATGTTTCGCAGAAGGATTATGCTCAAG gttTTGGTGGAAAGTTTGGAGTGGACACTGACAGAGTTGATAAG AGCGCAGCTGGTTGGGACCATAAAGAGCAAGTAGAGAAGCACTCATCCCAAAAAGACTATGCCGTGGGTTTTGGGGGCAAATTTGGGGTGCAAACAGACAGACAGGACAAATGCGCCGCGGGATGGGAGCATCATGAAACTGTTGAGTCCCATCACTCGCAAAAAG aCTACGCAATTGGCTTTGGTGGTAAATTTGGCGTGCAGACAGACAGACAAGACGCGTCGGCTGTGGGCTGGGAATATCAAGAGCAGACACAGAAGCACGCGAGCCAAGTCGATCACaaaaag GGTTTCGGTGGTAAATTCGGTATACAGACGGACAGAGTCGATAAATGTGCGCATACGTTTGAAGAAGTGCAAAAGGTCGGAACTAATTATACGAAACAGAAGCCGAATATAGGAAGTGCCAAACCGTCATCTATAAGAGACAAATTTGAGAATATGGCCAAAGAAAAGGAAcag GAGGCCTTAAAGTCTGTTCAAAGGATAAGACAAGAGAGGCAACAAATTGACAAGAGTTTGTCAGATAAG gaAAAAGTTCGATTGGAAAAAGAGAAAGAGAAAAGTCCAGAGAAGCAGGAAGTAGAGAGACCAGAGAAAAAAGCAGAACCAGAGAAAGTAGaagtaacagaaaaacaaCCAAAG gTTGAAATAGTGGTACAGGTTGATAAAGAACCGACAAAAGTTGAAGAAACACCGGAAGTGAAGCAAACTAGCAGTAACCTACCGGATGTTACGCTCACCGGAGAACCTAAGGAggtacaagaaaaagatgAG atGTCGCGACAGCCAACCATAGTGGTATCTCCCGTTGGGTGGGAGAATGAGATAGCAGAGGGAGAGGGAGATGATGACGACGGATATATAGCGCGAGCGTTGTACGACTACCAAGCCGCAGCCCCTGATGAGATATCTTTTGACCCGGACgatattattactaatattgtTATG atcGATGAAGGCTGGTGGCAGGGCCTGTGTAAAGGCCAGTACGGTCTCTTCCCAGCTAATTACGTGCAATTGCaagataaataa
- the LOC125051984 gene encoding trypsin-1-like, producing the protein MLTIVFFIITLAHTKCEVDRRIITTLRYSKSYVKPFVVNGKPAVVGEVPYLVSIKEPIRRLGHGRIIWKNLCGGSIIDELRVLTAAHCFEGNQFYYYRHPELLRLVAGNLRTDLTHSGRTETTIISQWRNIDRVILHRHFNFPDNDIALVFADVKWSFLRNVDYIVPASVNKDYPQTCRSAGYGRIGPQLSDMISPSLLVAQIYVLTRWHCTKMWEMNMNSFVCTDSSVTDISRGDSGGPLACRGTLDPQEENQRELLVGVVSGKNFDKTSIYTRVSAYRDWIDRNGSVIILHNLFVALITLLIVIYHFFSFQLIMSVFIV; encoded by the coding sequence ATGCTCACAATAGTATTCTTTATTATCACATTAGCACACACAAAATGCGAAGTAGATCGCCGTATAATAACTACTTTGCGGTATTCAAAATCTTACGTAAAACCATTCGTTGTGAATGGAAAGCCTGCTGTGGTCGGTGAGGTACCTTACCTAGTGTCGATCAAAGAGCCAATAAGGAGACTAGGTCATGGTAGAATTATTTGGAAGAATCTGTGTGGAGGCAGCATTATAGATGAACTTCGAGTTTTGACAGCCGCACATTGCTTTGAAGGAAatcaattctattattatagaCACCCGGAATTGTTACGACTCGTCGCAGGTAATTTACGCACTGATTTGACGCATTCTGGACGTACAGAGACTACCATAATAAGCCAATGGAGGAATATTGACCGAGTTATTCTGCACAGGCACTTCAACTTTCCCGACAATGATATCGCTCTGGTGTTTGCTGATGTCAAATGGAGTTTTTTACGTAACGTGGACTATATTGTGCCGGCTAGTGTCAATAAAGATTACCCCCAAACGTGTAGATCAGCTGGGTATGGTAGGATTGGCCCCCAGTTGAGTGATATGATATCTCCGTCACTTCTTGTTGCACAAATCTACGTTCTCACTAGATGGCACTGTACTAAAATGTGGGAGATGAATATGAACTCTTTTGTATGTACGGATTCGTCCGTCACAGATATTTCTAGGGGCGATTCTGGTGGGCCCTTGGCATGTAGAGGAACTTTGGATCCCCAAGAGGAGAACCAGAGAGAATTGTTGGTGGGAGTTGTAAGTGGCaagaattttgataaaacatcTATTTATACACGAGTTTCTGCGTATAGGGATTGGATTGATAGAAATGGAagtgttattatattacataatctGTTTGTGGCTTTAATTACACTTTTGATAGTAATATATCATTTCTTTTCATTCCAACTGATAATGTCTGTCTTTATAGTTTGA
- the LOC125051977 gene encoding myosuppressin-like isoform X2 — MAFGICELSRLALWCAVVVFFANCVNGAPAQLCTAAAENDPRAARFCQALNTFLELYAEAAGEQVPEYQALVRDYPQLLDSGMKRQDVVHSFLRFGRRR, encoded by the exons ATGGCTTTCGG AATCTGTGAACTTTCCCGCCTAGCGCTTTGGTGCGCGGTGGTAGTGTTTTTCGCTAACTGCGTAAACGGTGCGCCGGCGCAACTGTGTACTGCAGCAGCTGAAAACGACCCGAGGGCTGCGCGCTTCTGTCAGGCACTTAACACTTTCCTGGAGTTATATGCCGAGGCAGCAGGCGAACAAGTGCCTGAATACCAAG CCCTAGTTCGCGACTACCCTCAACTGTTGGACTCCGGCATGAAAAGGCAAGACGTTGTCCACTCCTTCCTTCGTTTTGGCCGCAGGCGCTGA
- the LOC125051977 gene encoding myosuppressin-like isoform X1: MFKRICELSRLALWCAVVVFFANCVNGAPAQLCTAAAENDPRAARFCQALNTFLELYAEAAGEQVPEYQALVRDYPQLLDSGMKRQDVVHSFLRFGRRR, translated from the exons atgtttaaaag AATCTGTGAACTTTCCCGCCTAGCGCTTTGGTGCGCGGTGGTAGTGTTTTTCGCTAACTGCGTAAACGGTGCGCCGGCGCAACTGTGTACTGCAGCAGCTGAAAACGACCCGAGGGCTGCGCGCTTCTGTCAGGCACTTAACACTTTCCTGGAGTTATATGCCGAGGCAGCAGGCGAACAAGTGCCTGAATACCAAG CCCTAGTTCGCGACTACCCTCAACTGTTGGACTCCGGCATGAAAAGGCAAGACGTTGTCCACTCCTTCCTTCGTTTTGGCCGCAGGCGCTGA